In Geopsychrobacter electrodiphilus DSM 16401, a single window of DNA contains:
- a CDS encoding nitrophenyl compound nitroreductase subunit ArsF family protein: MQQRHKKIAQLLIMTFILPLLLMGFTPGQSQAQAQVLVRYFHGDVRCSTCLAFEDWSKTALESFPKELANGSLQWQLINFDLPENKHYIKDYGLADKSLVLVREEDGKPVRWKNVEEFWDFGENQKPEFVSFVHDLIADYLKN, translated from the coding sequence ATGCAACAACGGCACAAGAAAATTGCTCAGCTTCTGATCATGACCTTCATCCTGCCATTACTGCTGATGGGCTTTACCCCCGGCCAGAGCCAGGCCCAAGCTCAGGTGCTGGTTCGTTATTTTCACGGCGATGTGCGCTGCAGCACCTGCCTGGCCTTTGAAGACTGGTCAAAAACCGCGTTGGAGTCCTTCCCCAAAGAGCTGGCAAACGGCTCACTACAGTGGCAATTAATCAATTTTGATCTGCCGGAGAACAAGCATTACATCAAGGACTATGGTCTTGCCGACAAGTCGCTGGTGCTGGTGCGTGAAGAAGATGGCAAGCCGGTGCGTTGGAAGAACGTCGAGGAATTCTGGGATTTCGGTGAGAACCAGAAGCCGGAATTTGTCAGCTTTGTCCACGACTTGATCGCGGATTATCTGAAAAACTA